The bacterium sequence TGGTCTTGCTGAAAATGGTGTAGTTTTCGCGTCCGATTCTTGGTTTGCTCTGCAAGAGCTCGCGGAAAATCTGACGGAAAAAATTGAAGCACTTTTAAAAAATAACGGGAAAACTTTACAACAACTGGAAAAAATTCTGGTGCACAGTGGTCCGGGTGGATTTTCTTCGTTACGGATTGGAGTAACCGAAGCCAATGTGTTGGCGTTCGGGCTGGGTGTCCCTGTGTGGGGAATCGAAGGAGAATTTTCAGAGTTAGTGGATATGTTGGGGAAAAGTCGTAGTAATGAAGGGTCAACCGTGTTACCAAAATATAGTCATCCACCGTTGATTGGAGTGCGGAAATAGATTATAATAGGGACATGACTGACGAGATTAAAAACATATCGGCGCAGATAACGCCGTTGCTAAAAAATGCCGGGGTAATTCGGTCGGCGATTTTTGGTTCTCGCGCAACAGGGAATGTTTACAAGGATAGTGATTTGGATTTGTTGGTGGAATTTGGCTCAAAAAAAACTCTCTTGGATTTGTCTTCATTAAAAAGAAATTTGGAAGCGAAACTAAATATGTCGGTGGATTTGCTGACCTTTCGTTCGCTTAATTCTCGATTGCGAAAAAAAGTC is a genomic window containing:
- the tsaB gene encoding tRNA (adenosine(37)-N6)-threonylcarbamoyltransferase complex dimerization subunit type 1 TsaB, with translation MFYLLIDTTTKTVKIGLAENGVVFASDSWFALQELAENLTEKIEALLKNNGKTLQQLEKILVHSGPGGFSSLRIGVTEANVLAFGLGVPVWGIEGEFSELVDMLGKSRSNEGSTVLPKYSHPPLIGVRK
- a CDS encoding nucleotidyltransferase family protein, with the translated sequence MTDEIKNISAQITPLLKNAGVIRSAIFGSRATGNVYKDSDLDLLVEFGSKKTLLDLSSLKRNLEAKLNMSVDLLTFRSLNSRLRKKVEKEAVDIL